Proteins encoded by one window of Streptomyces sp. NBC_01477:
- a CDS encoding LacI family DNA-binding transcriptional regulator, with amino-acid sequence MTVTIADVARHAGVSRSTVSYVLSGNRTISPETIKRVEGSIAALGFRPHAGARSIRTRRTGVIAMALPMVHGPHNQVQMPYVWAALTAAQDSGLKVLMLTDDDGEAAIRDAVASALVDGVMLMEVQRHDPRIPLLTRLKCPAVLVGTPDEPHGLPRVDFDFALAARACADHLHDSGHTEVGYLGQPPEAFGRDVAYAVHARESVLAALESRGQRTVWAACDPTPAGVVSALDDLLARQPGLTALIVYNERVLPLVRDRLAGLGHRVPDDISLIAICPDDEAERCDPPLTSVSLPAEELARAAVRSLARRIEGEELPAETLLAPTLKIRASTGPRRGSTGDGPRRGRT; translated from the coding sequence ATGACGGTGACGATTGCGGATGTCGCGCGGCACGCGGGTGTGTCGCGCAGCACGGTGTCGTATGTGCTCAGCGGCAACCGCACCATCTCGCCGGAGACCATCAAGCGGGTCGAGGGCAGCATCGCGGCCCTCGGCTTCCGGCCGCACGCCGGGGCGCGGTCGATCCGTACCCGCCGCACCGGAGTGATCGCCATGGCGCTGCCGATGGTGCACGGCCCGCACAACCAGGTGCAGATGCCGTACGTCTGGGCGGCCCTGACCGCCGCCCAGGACAGCGGCCTGAAGGTGCTGATGCTCACCGACGACGACGGGGAGGCGGCGATCAGGGACGCGGTCGCCAGCGCCCTGGTCGACGGGGTGATGCTGATGGAGGTGCAGCGGCACGATCCGCGGATTCCGCTGCTCACCCGGCTCAAGTGCCCCGCGGTGCTGGTCGGCACCCCCGACGAGCCGCACGGGCTGCCCCGGGTGGACTTCGACTTCGCGCTGGCCGCCAGGGCGTGCGCGGACCACCTGCACGACTCGGGCCACACCGAGGTCGGCTACCTCGGGCAGCCGCCCGAGGCGTTCGGCCGGGACGTCGCCTACGCCGTGCACGCCAGGGAATCCGTACTGGCCGCGCTGGAATCCCGCGGTCAGCGCACCGTGTGGGCGGCCTGCGACCCGACGCCCGCCGGGGTGGTCAGCGCGCTGGACGACCTGCTGGCCAGGCAGCCGGGACTGACCGCGCTGATCGTCTACAACGAGCGGGTCCTGCCGCTGGTCAGGGACCGGCTGGCCGGGCTCGGCCACCGGGTGCCCGACGACATCTCGCTCATCGCGATCTGCCCCGACGACGAGGCCGAGCGGTGCGATCCGCCGCTGACCTCGGTGTCGCTGCCCGCGGAAGAACTGGCCAGGGCCGCGGTCCGCAGCCTCGCCCGGCGGATCGAGGGGGAGGAGCTGCCGGCCGAGACGCTGCTGGCGCCGACCCTGAAGATCCGGGCGAGCACCGGGCCGCGGCGCGGCTCCACCGGCGACGGCCCCCGGCGGGGCCGCACCTGA
- a CDS encoding MFS transporter — MAGSAAGPAAAAGDTITTDVPARLDRLPWSRWHWMIVIGLGTVWILDGLEVTTVGNIAGRIAEDGSGLAVTAAQITGIAAALYVAGACTGALFFGWLTDRYGRKKLFMITLAVYLSATAMTALSFQPWWFFTFRFLTGFGIGGEYAAINSAIDELIPSRFRGRVDLIINGSYWLGAIGGSLLSIVALNTSIFPQDVGWRLTFALGVVLGLVIMLVRRHVPESPRWQFIHGHGDEANELVGSVEKEIEEEKQEKLPSPKTKITIHQRASVGFGLIARTVFTRYPRRAVLSLSLFIGQAFLYNAITFGFGNILTTFFDVSTGKTGYYFAVIAAGNFMGPLLLGRLFDTVGRRIMISSTYLLSGLLLFGTAWLFDRGSLDATTMTACWCAVLFFASAGASSAYLTVSEIFPMETRAMAIAFFYAIGTAAGGISGPLVFADLTKSGVVGDTVTAFVIGASLMCAAGIVAAFLAVKAAGRSLEDIATPLSQTAPAESTSATSGA; from the coding sequence ATGGCTGGATCCGCGGCCGGACCCGCTGCGGCGGCCGGCGACACCATCACCACTGATGTGCCCGCACGCCTGGACCGACTGCCATGGTCGAGATGGCACTGGATGATCGTGATCGGGCTCGGCACGGTGTGGATCCTCGACGGTCTGGAAGTGACGACCGTCGGCAACATCGCCGGGCGGATCGCCGAGGACGGCAGCGGCCTGGCCGTCACCGCCGCCCAGATCACCGGTATCGCCGCCGCGCTCTACGTGGCGGGCGCCTGCACGGGCGCGCTGTTCTTCGGCTGGCTGACCGACCGCTACGGCCGCAAAAAGCTCTTCATGATCACCCTCGCGGTGTATCTGAGCGCCACCGCGATGACCGCGCTGTCCTTCCAGCCCTGGTGGTTCTTCACCTTCCGCTTCCTGACCGGCTTCGGTATCGGCGGTGAATACGCGGCCATCAACTCCGCCATCGACGAGCTGATCCCGTCCCGCTTCCGCGGCCGGGTCGACCTGATCATCAACGGCAGCTACTGGCTGGGCGCGATCGGCGGCTCGCTGCTGTCGATCGTGGCGCTCAATACCAGTATCTTCCCCCAGGACGTCGGCTGGCGGCTCACCTTCGCCCTCGGTGTGGTGCTCGGCCTGGTGATCATGCTGGTCCGCCGCCATGTGCCGGAGAGCCCGCGCTGGCAGTTCATCCACGGCCACGGCGACGAGGCGAACGAGCTGGTCGGCTCGGTGGAGAAGGAGATCGAGGAGGAGAAGCAGGAGAAGCTGCCCAGCCCGAAGACGAAGATCACCATTCACCAGCGGGCCAGTGTCGGCTTCGGCCTCATCGCCAGAACGGTCTTCACGCGCTATCCCCGGCGCGCGGTGCTGAGCCTGTCGCTCTTCATCGGCCAGGCGTTCCTCTACAACGCCATCACCTTCGGCTTCGGCAATATCCTGACCACCTTCTTCGACGTGTCGACCGGGAAGACCGGCTATTACTTCGCGGTGATCGCGGCGGGCAACTTCATGGGCCCGCTGCTGCTCGGCAGGCTCTTCGACACCGTGGGCCGGCGGATCATGATCTCGTCCACCTATCTGCTGTCGGGCCTGCTGCTCTTCGGCACCGCGTGGCTGTTCGACCGCGGTTCGCTGGACGCCACGACGATGACGGCCTGCTGGTGCGCGGTGCTGTTCTTCGCCTCCGCCGGAGCGAGCAGCGCGTATCTGACCGTCTCGGAGATCTTCCCGATGGAGACCCGGGCGATGGCCATCGCGTTCTTCTACGCCATAGGAACCGCCGCGGGCGGCATCAGCGGCCCGCTGGTCTTCGCGGACCTGACCAAGTCGGGCGTGGTCGGCGACACCGTGACCGCCTTCGTGATCGGCGCGTCGCTGATGTGCGCGGCCGGTATCGTCGCGGCCTTCCTCGCGGTCAAGGCGGCGGGCAGGTCGCTGGAGGACATCGCGACCCCGCTGTCGCAGACCGCGCCTGCCGAGTCGACCTCGGCCACCAGCGGCGCCTGA
- a CDS encoding YciI family protein, with protein MKYLLLICSETADGFPDAAPGDLDAEPWVEEMTRRGVRLDGNRTRPAEDATTVRVRNGAQLLTDGPYAETKEQMAGFDIIDCADLDEAVEIAAKHPVAKFGMVEVRPFWTE; from the coding sequence ATGAAGTACCTGCTGCTGATCTGCAGTGAGACCGCCGACGGCTTCCCCGACGCCGCGCCCGGGGACCTGGACGCCGAGCCGTGGGTCGAGGAGATGACCCGCAGGGGCGTACGGCTGGACGGCAACAGGACCCGCCCGGCGGAGGACGCCACGACCGTACGGGTCAGGAACGGCGCCCAGCTGCTCACCGACGGGCCGTACGCCGAGACCAAGGAGCAGATGGCCGGCTTCGACATCATCGACTGCGCCGACCTGGACGAGGCCGTCGAGATCGCGGCCAAGCACCCGGTCGCGAAGTTCGGCATGGTCGAGGTGCGGCCGTTCTGGACGGAGTGA
- a CDS encoding RNA polymerase sigma factor, with amino-acid sequence MRDAVKEAVATAWSQEWGRVVAAVIRQTGDWDLAEECAQDAFERALERWPRDGVPRRPGAWLTTTARNRALDRLRRAANESVKLREAARLAPGQPDAAPPDEVLPDEVLPDDRLRLIFTCCHPALPLPAQVALTLRTLTGLSTAEIARAFLVAEGTMAQRLTRAKNKIGNAGIPFRVPPPELLPERTTAVLAVLYLLFNAGYAPGAAGPDQRRVTAEAIRLARLLAELLPGEPEAAGLLALMLLHDARYAARTDAAGDLVPLEAQDRSRWDRRGIAEGTAVLEAALTARRPGPYQVQAAIAACHTQAADAADTDWPQIALLYGELARMAPGPVVELNRAVAVAMAEGPRAGLALADALAEAGELSGYHLLPATRADLLRRLDRPGEAESAYREALSLAPTEAERRYLARRLAEVSHP; translated from the coding sequence GTGCGCGACGCGGTGAAGGAAGCCGTCGCCACGGCCTGGTCCCAGGAGTGGGGCCGGGTCGTGGCGGCGGTGATCCGGCAGACCGGGGACTGGGACCTGGCGGAGGAGTGCGCGCAGGACGCCTTCGAGCGGGCGCTCGAACGCTGGCCGCGGGACGGCGTGCCGCGCCGCCCCGGCGCCTGGCTGACCACCACGGCACGCAACCGGGCGCTCGACCGGCTGCGCAGGGCCGCGAACGAGAGCGTCAAGCTGCGCGAGGCGGCCCGGCTCGCCCCCGGGCAGCCGGACGCCGCGCCGCCGGACGAGGTGCTGCCGGACGAGGTGCTGCCCGATGACCGGCTGCGGCTGATCTTCACCTGCTGCCACCCGGCGCTCCCGCTGCCCGCGCAGGTCGCGCTGACGCTGCGCACCCTGACCGGGCTGAGCACCGCCGAGATCGCCCGCGCTTTCCTGGTGGCCGAGGGCACGATGGCGCAGCGGCTGACCCGGGCCAAGAACAAGATCGGGAACGCCGGCATCCCCTTCCGGGTGCCGCCGCCCGAACTGCTGCCCGAGCGCACCACGGCGGTGCTCGCCGTCCTCTACCTGCTCTTCAACGCCGGTTACGCGCCGGGGGCCGCGGGCCCCGACCAGCGCCGGGTCACCGCGGAGGCGATCCGGCTGGCCCGGCTGCTGGCGGAGTTGCTGCCCGGCGAGCCGGAGGCGGCCGGGCTGCTGGCGCTGATGCTGCTGCACGACGCGCGGTACGCGGCCAGGACCGACGCGGCCGGCGATCTGGTGCCGCTGGAGGCGCAGGACCGCAGCCGATGGGACCGGCGCGGTATCGCCGAGGGCACCGCCGTCCTGGAGGCGGCGCTCACCGCCCGGCGGCCCGGCCCCTACCAGGTGCAGGCCGCGATCGCGGCCTGCCACACGCAGGCCGCCGACGCCGCGGACACCGACTGGCCGCAGATCGCGCTGCTGTACGGCGAGTTGGCGCGCATGGCGCCGGGTCCTGTGGTGGAGCTGAACCGGGCGGTGGCGGTCGCGATGGCGGAAGGCCCGCGGGCCGGGCTCGCCCTGGCCGACGCGCTCGCCGAGGCCGGCGAGCTGTCCGGCTACCACCTGCTCCCGGCCACCCGCGCCGACCTGCTGCGGCGCCTCGACCGCCCCGGGGAAGCGGAGTCCGCCTACCGCGAGGCCCTGTCCCTGGCGCCGACCGAGGCGGAGCGCCGCTACCTGGCTCGCCGCCTGGCCGAGGTCTCCCACCCCTGA
- a CDS encoding glycoside hydrolase family 9 protein, with product MPIFRTPPARTVRRARAAAVTAVAALLPLVMAATAGAPAARAATPAAAPAAAGGYNYAEALQDSMLFYESQRSGKLPADNRVSWRGDSDLTDGADAGIDLTGGYHDAGDEVKFGFPMAFSMTMLGWGGIDEAAGYTKSGQSSYLLRNLRWGDDWLLKAHPSANVLYGQVGDGGSDHSFWGPPEANPEPRPSFKIDASCPGSDLAGEAAAALASSSMVFKASDPAYSATLLTNAKQLYTFADTYRGTYDKCITAAQGYYNSWSGYWDELVWGALWLYRATGDSTYLTKAETYYAQLPKMQQTTTPEYNWTLAWDDKSYGDYVLLAELTGKQTYVDDAERWLDWWTTGVNGQKVAYSPGGEAFLDTWGSLRYSSNTAYVALQFAHWLGSQGKDAAKAQTYHDFGARQIDYVLGDNPAKESYEIGFTNSGKNTKWPQNPHSRAAHGSWSQSMTEPAATRHLDYGLLVGGPGSADDGFSDERSNYGETEGALDYNAGFSGALAALTDEYGGTPLANFPPKETPDGPEEFLQASVNAAGTNFYEIKAQVVNKSGWPARHLTHGSFRYYFTLDAGTSPSQVTVTSAYNQCLAPTGPTLLSGNVYYVTVSCEGQDIAPAGQSQFHREVQFRLTFPGPHDPTRDWSYQGVSTVPGSTPVTVNDMVLYDGSSAVWGAAPSGSGTTDPPATPPGAPGTPTAPAVTGTSVTLTWPAATPGSLPLAGYQVYANRGTGPVLAGTTTATSLVVSGLTAGTAYAFTVKAVDTAGSVSAASAAVSVTTTTGTTPPGGGAACTAVYKVTNAWSGGFQADVLVTNTGSAALNGWTLTFTFGGDQKVSSGWNGTFAQSGQKVTVTNPSYAPTLAPGGTVDPGFTGTYTASNAAPSGFAVNGVPCT from the coding sequence GTGCCCATATTCCGAACACCGCCCGCGCGGACCGTCCGCCGCGCCCGGGCCGCGGCGGTGACCGCGGTCGCCGCCCTGCTGCCCCTGGTGATGGCGGCCACCGCGGGCGCCCCCGCGGCCCGCGCCGCCACCCCGGCCGCCGCACCCGCCGCGGCCGGCGGCTACAACTACGCCGAGGCCCTCCAGGACTCGATGCTCTTCTACGAGTCGCAGCGCTCCGGCAAGCTGCCGGCCGACAACCGCGTCTCCTGGCGCGGCGACTCCGACCTCACCGACGGTGCCGACGCCGGGATCGACCTGACCGGCGGCTACCACGACGCCGGGGACGAGGTGAAGTTCGGCTTCCCGATGGCGTTCTCGATGACGATGCTCGGCTGGGGCGGCATCGACGAGGCCGCCGGCTACACCAAGAGCGGCCAGAGCAGCTATCTGCTGCGGAATCTGCGCTGGGGCGACGACTGGCTCCTCAAGGCGCACCCGTCCGCCAACGTGCTCTACGGCCAGGTGGGTGACGGCGGCAGCGACCACTCCTTCTGGGGTCCGCCCGAGGCCAACCCGGAACCGCGGCCCTCCTTCAAGATCGACGCCTCCTGCCCGGGCTCCGACCTGGCGGGCGAGGCCGCCGCGGCGCTCGCCTCCTCGTCCATGGTCTTCAAGGCGAGCGACCCCGCGTACTCCGCCACCCTGCTGACCAACGCCAAGCAGCTCTACACCTTCGCCGACACCTACCGCGGCACGTACGACAAGTGCATCACCGCGGCCCAGGGCTACTACAACTCGTGGAGCGGCTACTGGGACGAGCTGGTGTGGGGCGCGCTGTGGCTCTACCGCGCCACCGGCGACAGCACGTATCTGACCAAGGCGGAGACGTACTACGCCCAGCTGCCCAAGATGCAGCAGACCACGACGCCCGAGTACAACTGGACGCTCGCCTGGGACGACAAGTCCTACGGCGACTACGTGCTGCTCGCCGAACTCACCGGCAAGCAGACCTATGTCGACGACGCCGAGCGCTGGCTCGACTGGTGGACCACCGGGGTGAACGGCCAGAAGGTGGCCTACTCGCCCGGCGGCGAGGCCTTCCTCGACACCTGGGGCTCCCTGCGCTACTCGTCCAACACCGCATACGTGGCATTGCAGTTCGCCCACTGGCTGGGCTCGCAGGGCAAGGACGCCGCCAAGGCGCAGACCTACCACGACTTCGGCGCGCGGCAGATCGACTACGTCCTCGGCGACAACCCGGCCAAGGAGAGCTACGAGATCGGCTTCACCAACTCGGGCAAGAACACCAAGTGGCCCCAGAATCCGCACAGCAGGGCCGCGCACGGCTCCTGGTCGCAGTCGATGACCGAGCCCGCCGCGACCCGGCACCTCGACTACGGCCTGCTGGTCGGCGGCCCCGGCTCCGCGGACGACGGCTTCTCCGACGAGCGCTCCAACTACGGTGAGACCGAAGGCGCGCTGGACTACAACGCGGGCTTCTCCGGCGCGCTCGCCGCCCTCACCGACGAATACGGCGGCACACCGCTGGCGAACTTCCCGCCGAAGGAGACCCCGGACGGCCCCGAGGAATTCCTCCAGGCCTCGGTCAACGCGGCGGGCACGAACTTCTACGAGATCAAGGCGCAGGTGGTCAACAAGTCGGGCTGGCCGGCCCGTCACCTCACCCACGGCAGCTTCCGCTACTACTTCACCCTCGACGCCGGCACCAGCCCCTCGCAGGTCACCGTGACCTCGGCCTACAACCAGTGCCTGGCACCGACCGGTCCGACGCTGCTGTCCGGCAACGTCTACTACGTGACGGTCAGTTGCGAGGGCCAGGACATCGCCCCCGCCGGGCAGTCGCAATTCCACCGCGAGGTGCAGTTCCGGCTGACCTTCCCCGGGCCGCACGACCCGACCCGGGACTGGTCCTACCAGGGGGTGTCCACGGTGCCGGGCTCCACCCCGGTCACCGTCAACGACATGGTCCTCTACGACGGCTCCAGCGCGGTGTGGGGCGCCGCGCCCAGCGGCTCGGGCACCACCGACCCGCCGGCGACCCCGCCGGGCGCTCCCGGCACCCCCACGGCGCCGGCGGTCACCGGCACCTCGGTCACCCTGACCTGGCCGGCCGCCACGCCGGGCAGCCTGCCGCTGGCCGGCTACCAGGTCTACGCGAACCGGGGCACGGGACCCGTACTCGCCGGGACCACCACCGCCACCAGCCTCGTCGTGAGCGGGCTGACGGCGGGCACGGCGTACGCCTTCACCGTGAAGGCGGTCGACACGGCGGGCAGCGTGTCCGCGGCGTCGGCCGCGGTCTCGGTGACCACGACGACCGGCACGACGCCGCCAGGCGGCGGTGCCGCCTGCACGGCCGTCTACAAGGTGACCAACGCCTGGTCGGGCGGCTTCCAGGCGGACGTCCTGGTCACGAACACCGGCAGTGCGGCGCTCAACGGCTGGACGCTGACCTTCACTTTCGGCGGCGACCAGAAGGTCAGCAGCGGCTGGAACGGGACGTTCGCCCAGAGCGGGCAGAAGGTCACGGTGACCAATCCGTCGTACGCCCCGACGCTCGCGCCGGGCGGCACGGTGGATCCCGGCTTCACGGGCACGTACACCGCGAGCAACGCGGCGCCGAGCGGCTTCGCCGTGAACGGGGTCCCCTGCACATAG
- a CDS encoding glycoside hydrolase family 3 N-terminal domain-containing protein: MLGLLATATAALTACGDDSSTSSGSSSSAVAPGSSAATTPGTPTGTTASASPTASHATAAPPATKPASATPASCVDRAAAGMSQAQRVGQLFMSAVSTSGMTGAQSAAITGGRVGSVFLMGHSTAGTAAIKRVTDQVKKLAPSVKGATVRMLISTDQEGGQVQVLGGPGFSTIPTAVQQGRLSAGTLQKDAKTWGQQLKAAGVTMNLAPVADTVPPNLVNVNAPIGKLQREYGTNPSTVATHSTAFLRGMLQAGVIPTAKHFPGLGRVTGNTDFSAGVTDSTTTRTDPYLEPFRSAIKAGTPFVMVSSAIYSRIDPGTQAAFSSVVMRDLLRNSLGFKGAIISDDLGAAAAVSDHTPAQRAVDFLKAGGNVVLTVKPSDIAPMTAAVLSRMPQDAALRSAVTDSLRRVLTAKHNAGLLTC; encoded by the coding sequence GTGCTCGGCCTGCTGGCGACCGCCACCGCGGCCCTGACCGCGTGCGGTGACGACAGCTCGACATCCTCGGGCAGCAGCAGCTCCGCGGTCGCCCCCGGCTCCTCCGCCGCGACCACCCCCGGTACGCCCACCGGCACCACCGCGTCGGCCTCCCCCACCGCCTCGCACGCGACGGCCGCGCCGCCGGCCACCAAGCCGGCCAGCGCCACGCCAGCCAGCTGCGTGGACCGGGCGGCTGCCGGAATGAGCCAGGCCCAGCGGGTGGGCCAGCTGTTCATGAGCGCGGTCAGCACCTCCGGCATGACGGGCGCCCAGTCCGCCGCGATCACCGGCGGCCGGGTGGGCTCGGTCTTCCTGATGGGCCATTCGACCGCGGGCACCGCCGCGATCAAGAGGGTCACCGACCAGGTGAAGAAGCTGGCGCCCTCGGTGAAGGGCGCCACCGTCAGGATGCTGATCTCCACCGACCAGGAGGGCGGCCAGGTCCAGGTGCTCGGCGGTCCCGGCTTCAGCACCATCCCGACGGCGGTCCAGCAGGGGCGTCTGTCCGCGGGCACCCTGCAGAAGGACGCGAAGACCTGGGGACAGCAGCTGAAGGCCGCAGGCGTGACGATGAACCTCGCGCCGGTCGCCGACACCGTCCCGCCGAACCTGGTGAACGTCAACGCCCCGATCGGCAAATTGCAGCGGGAGTACGGCACCAACCCCTCGACGGTGGCCACCCACAGCACCGCCTTCCTTCGCGGCATGCTCCAGGCCGGCGTCATCCCCACCGCCAAGCACTTCCCCGGCCTCGGCCGGGTGACCGGCAACACCGACTTCAGCGCCGGTGTCACCGACTCCACGACCACCCGCACCGACCCGTATCTGGAGCCGTTCCGCAGCGCGATCAAGGCGGGCACACCCTTCGTGATGGTGTCCTCCGCGATCTACTCCCGGATCGACCCCGGCACCCAGGCGGCCTTCTCCTCCGTGGTGATGCGCGACCTGCTGCGCAACTCGCTCGGCTTCAAGGGCGCGATCATCTCCGACGACCTCGGCGCGGCGGCAGCGGTCAGCGACCACACCCCCGCCCAGCGGGCGGTGGACTTCCTCAAGGCGGGCGGCAATGTGGTGCTCACCGTCAAGCCGAGCGACATCGCGCCGATGACCGCCGCGGTGCTCAGCCGGATGCCGCAGGACGCCGCCCTGCGCAGCGCGGTGACCGACAGCCTGCGGCGGGTGCTGACCGCCAAGCACAACGCGGGGCTGCTGACCTGCTGA
- a CDS encoding LysR family transcriptional regulator, with product MDLDLRKLRYFVAVAERLHFSRAAEDLLIAQPALSRQIRSLEKELRTELFVRDSHRVELTAAGRQLLDDAGPLLAAADAARRRVGRVAEGPQRLVVGFRSGIRITDAVRAFGADHPGVTVEVRRVEWDDQAEAVLDGRVDLAYVRLPVLEPGLVLTPLYGEPRMAALPAGHPLAGREQLTAAEFAAQTEILHLCANTEAADPGQLSAVRTVEEKLEYVAAGRGVTCLPRSAALLYRRPDVVYRPVTDLPPDQVALARPAGRPSPLAADFAAAALRSAPPAAH from the coding sequence ATGGATCTCGACCTGCGCAAGCTGCGCTACTTCGTCGCCGTCGCGGAACGCCTGCACTTCAGCCGCGCCGCCGAGGACCTGCTCATCGCCCAGCCCGCGCTGAGCCGGCAGATCCGCTCCCTGGAGAAGGAGTTGCGGACCGAGCTGTTCGTCCGCGACAGCCACCGGGTGGAGCTGACGGCCGCGGGCCGCCAGCTGCTGGACGACGCGGGGCCGCTGCTGGCCGCGGCCGACGCCGCCAGGCGCCGGGTCGGGCGGGTGGCCGAGGGGCCGCAGCGGCTGGTGGTCGGCTTCCGCAGCGGCATCCGGATCACCGACGCGGTCCGCGCGTTCGGCGCCGACCACCCCGGGGTGACGGTCGAGGTGCGCCGGGTCGAGTGGGACGACCAGGCCGAGGCCGTACTCGACGGCCGGGTCGACCTGGCGTACGTACGGCTGCCGGTGCTGGAGCCCGGGCTCGTGCTGACCCCGCTGTACGGCGAACCCCGGATGGCCGCGCTGCCGGCCGGGCACCCGCTGGCCGGGCGCGAGCAGCTGACCGCGGCGGAATTCGCCGCGCAGACCGAGATCCTGCACCTGTGCGCCAATACCGAGGCCGCGGACCCCGGGCAGCTCTCCGCGGTCCGCACGGTCGAGGAGAAGCTGGAATACGTGGCGGCCGGCCGCGGGGTGACCTGCCTGCCGCGTTCCGCCGCCCTGCTGTACCGCCGCCCCGACGTCGTCTACCGGCCGGTCACCGACCTGCCGCCGGACCAGGTCGCCCTGGCCCGGCCCGCCGGGCGCCCGTCACCGCTGGCCGCCGACTTCGCCGCGGCGGCGCTCCGTTCGGCGCCGCCCGCCGCGCACTGA
- a CDS encoding TetR/AcrR family transcriptional regulator has protein sequence MTVWDRPEPPARPVPLDQERIVAAAIALADQGGLEAVSLRKVAARLNAGPMRLYGYISTKQELFDLMVDEVQAEILPEERPGDWREALRVLAHRTRQAALRHEWLADLLGGRPALGPNSLAVAEATLAALDGLADIDTVMRAVETVSAYFTGAIRREIANVRAERATGLSKHDWQRASGPHVTRMLATGRFPALAKAVYDGTDVDAEASFATGLDWVLDAVAAKLTRPPA, from the coding sequence ATGACTGTGTGGGACCGGCCGGAGCCGCCGGCTCGCCCCGTGCCGCTCGATCAGGAGCGGATCGTCGCCGCCGCCATCGCGCTGGCCGACCAGGGCGGCCTGGAGGCGGTGTCGCTGCGCAAGGTCGCCGCCCGGCTGAACGCCGGCCCGATGCGGCTGTACGGATACATCTCCACCAAGCAGGAGCTGTTCGACCTCATGGTGGACGAGGTTCAGGCCGAGATCCTCCCCGAGGAGCGGCCCGGCGACTGGCGGGAGGCGCTGCGCGTCCTCGCCCACCGCACCAGGCAGGCCGCCCTCCGCCACGAATGGCTGGCCGACCTGCTCGGCGGGCGCCCGGCCCTGGGCCCGAACAGCCTCGCCGTGGCCGAGGCCACGCTGGCCGCCCTCGACGGCCTCGCCGACATCGACACCGTCATGCGCGCTGTGGAGACGGTCAGCGCCTACTTCACCGGCGCGATCAGGCGCGAGATCGCGAACGTGCGGGCCGAGCGCGCCACGGGCCTGTCCAAGCACGACTGGCAGCGCGCCTCCGGCCCGCATGTGACGAGAATGCTGGCCACCGGCCGCTTCCCTGCGCTGGCCAAGGCCGTGTACGACGGCACGGACGTGGACGCCGAGGCATCCTTCGCGACCGGCCTGGACTGGGTCCTCGACGCCGTGGCAGCCAAACTCACCCGGCCGCCGGCCTGA
- a CDS encoding FAD-dependent oxidoreductase, translating to MRHRIAVVGGGPAGLAFARVLHRRGCPVAVLERDPAPDARPPGGTLDLHEGLGQLALDKAGLLAEFTALARPEGQAMRILDTDGSVLRDWRPRPDDRANPEIDRGQLRDLLLGPLAVQWGRGVTRVVPGTRDGVVVHFADGRHEAFDLVVGADGAWSRVRAAVSPVTPHYTGVTYVETSLDDVDTRHPDLAALIGDGSVAVYGVNRALVAQRNSGGHVKVYAQFRAPLDWHTNLDLADVEAVRSRLLALFDGWTAPALDLLRRGTAFVHRPLHVLPVSHTWTHVPGVTLLGDAAHLMPPLGAGANLAMLEGAELAESIATGPADLDEAVRAFEEQMWARAGRWAEMTTAGLERLVSPDPAQALALFDQVQPS from the coding sequence ATGAGACACCGTATCGCCGTGGTCGGAGGCGGCCCTGCCGGCCTTGCCTTCGCCCGCGTCCTGCACCGCCGTGGCTGCCCTGTCGCCGTCCTCGAACGCGACCCCGCCCCCGACGCCCGCCCCCCGGGCGGCACGCTGGACCTGCACGAGGGGCTGGGCCAGCTCGCGCTGGACAAGGCGGGACTGCTGGCGGAGTTCACGGCGCTGGCCCGCCCCGAGGGACAGGCCATGCGCATCCTGGACACGGACGGCAGCGTCCTGCGCGACTGGCGGCCCCGTCCGGATGACCGGGCCAATCCCGAGATCGACCGCGGCCAACTCCGTGACCTGCTGCTCGGCCCTCTCGCCGTCCAGTGGGGTCGGGGCGTGACGCGGGTGGTGCCGGGGACCCGGGACGGCGTAGTGGTCCATTTCGCGGACGGGCGGCACGAAGCGTTCGACCTCGTGGTCGGCGCGGACGGCGCCTGGTCCCGGGTGCGCGCGGCGGTCTCACCGGTGACGCCGCACTACACCGGCGTCACCTATGTCGAGACCTCCCTCGACGACGTCGACACCCGCCACCCCGACCTCGCCGCTTTGATCGGCGACGGTTCCGTGGCTGTGTACGGCGTGAACCGGGCTCTCGTCGCCCAGCGCAACAGCGGCGGCCACGTCAAGGTGTACGCCCAGTTCCGCGCGCCGCTGGACTGGCACACGAACCTGGACCTGGCCGACGTCGAGGCCGTGCGATCGCGCCTGCTGGCTCTGTTCGACGGCTGGACCGCTCCCGCCCTCGACCTCCTCCGCCGCGGCACCGCTTTCGTCCACCGCCCCCTCCATGTCCTGCCCGTGTCCCACACCTGGACCCACGTCCCCGGGGTGACGCTCCTGGGCGACGCCGCCCATCTGATGCCTCCGTTGGGGGCCGGCGCGAACCTCGCGATGCTGGAGGGCGCCGAACTCGCCGAGTCCATCGCCACCGGCCCCGCGGACCTGGACGAGGCCGTCCGCGCTTTCGAGGAACAGATGTGGGCACGGGCCGGCAGGTGGGCCGAGATGACGACGGCCGGTCTGGAACGCCTTGTGAGCCCGGACCCCGCCCAAGCCCTCGCCCTGTTCGACCAGGTCCAGCCGTCCTGA